Proteins encoded by one window of Emticicia oligotrophica DSM 17448:
- the lysA gene encoding diaminopimelate decarboxylase, with the protein MFSIQNISVDSLVEQFGTPVYVYDGHRIEEQIAKMRSAFAGTNLKIKYACKALTNVSIMKLMRKNGVDIDVVSVQEAHLALLAGYEPNQIQYTPSGVAFSEVQEAVEMGLRMNLDSLPLLEKFGQTYGNRYPICLRINPHIMAGGTLKISTGHKDSKFGISIEQAEEINAIVQKYGLNVVGLHQHTGSDFKNANVIVEAAEKLFDLTFKYFPNIQFIDLGSGFKVAYKEDDHVTDMEKLGNEVVKVFNQFCGKLGREVELWFEPGKFLVSESGYLLVRANVVKHNPARNFIGVDSGLNHLIRPMMYDAYHEIINGSNLDGEEKEMYDIVGYICETDTFGKDRLLPITKEGDIMVIKNAGAYGFSMASNYNSRFRPAEVLIYNGIPHLIRQRETMEDILKNQVMVDL; encoded by the coding sequence ATGTTTTCTATCCAAAATATCAGTGTTGATTCTTTAGTCGAGCAATTTGGCACGCCAGTTTATGTCTATGATGGTCATAGAATTGAAGAACAAATTGCCAAAATGCGAAGTGCATTTGCCGGTACAAATCTTAAAATAAAATACGCTTGTAAAGCACTTACCAATGTGAGCATCATGAAGTTGATGCGTAAAAATGGGGTAGATATTGATGTGGTTTCAGTGCAAGAAGCACATCTAGCTTTATTGGCGGGCTACGAACCCAACCAAATTCAATATACACCAAGTGGCGTAGCGTTTTCGGAAGTGCAGGAAGCGGTTGAAATGGGCTTAAGAATGAATCTTGATTCATTGCCACTTCTTGAAAAATTTGGACAAACTTACGGTAATCGTTACCCAATTTGTTTACGTATTAACCCACATATCATGGCGGGTGGTACGCTTAAGATTTCTACGGGGCATAAAGATTCAAAATTTGGTATTTCTATAGAGCAAGCTGAGGAAATCAATGCGATTGTTCAAAAATATGGCCTTAATGTAGTGGGTTTACACCAACATACAGGTTCGGATTTTAAAAATGCTAATGTAATTGTTGAGGCAGCCGAAAAGCTTTTTGACCTAACTTTCAAATATTTTCCAAACATTCAATTCATTGATTTAGGCTCTGGTTTCAAAGTAGCTTATAAAGAAGATGACCATGTGACGGATATGGAAAAATTGGGTAATGAAGTGGTGAAAGTATTCAACCAATTCTGCGGAAAATTAGGCCGTGAAGTTGAACTTTGGTTTGAACCGGGTAAGTTTTTGGTAAGTGAAAGTGGTTATTTATTGGTTCGTGCCAATGTAGTAAAACATAATCCTGCTCGTAATTTCATTGGTGTTGATTCTGGTTTAAATCACCTCATCCGCCCAATGATGTATGACGCCTATCACGAAATTATCAATGGCTCAAATTTGGATGGTGAAGAAAAAGAAATGTATGATATTGTAGGATACATTTGCGAGACCGATACTTTTGGTAAAGACCGATTATTGCCCATAACGAAAGAAGGTGATATTATGGTTATCAAAAATGCAGGAGCTTATGGTTTTTCGATGGCATCGAATTACAACTCTCGTTTCCGCCCAGCCGAAGTTTTGATTTATAATGGAATTCCGCATCTCATTCGTCAGCGAGAGACTATGGAAGATATTCTGAAAAATCAAGTAATGGTTGATTTGTAA
- a CDS encoding acyl-CoA dehydrogenase family protein, with protein MIPSQQTFQRSNKKDEFESPDFYQIDDLFTDEQLMIRSAVRDFVKKEISPIIEDAAQRCEFPEFIVKKMGDMGVFGPTIPLEYGGQSFDYISYGLMMQEIERGDSGMRSTASVQGSLVMFPIYKYGSEEQKKKFLPKLGSGEYLGCFGLTEPDFGSNPSGMTTNFKEDGDHVILNGSKMWISNSPRADVAVVWAKNEQGRIKGLIVERGMEGFSTPEIHGKWSLRASITGELVFDNVRVPKSNILPEADGLKAPMSCLDNARYGIAWGALGAAMDCYESARRYAMERIQFDKPIASFQLVQKKLAEMLTEITKAQLVCWRLGNLKNEGKATSAQISLAKRNNVAMALEIAREARQMHGGMGITGEYSIMRHQMNLESVVTYEGTHDIHLLILGNAITGIPAFK; from the coding sequence ATGATTCCTTCTCAACAAACTTTCCAACGCTCAAATAAAAAAGATGAATTTGAATCGCCTGATTTTTATCAAATAGATGATTTATTTACCGACGAACAACTCATGATTCGCTCGGCAGTTCGTGATTTTGTTAAAAAAGAGATTTCACCAATCATTGAAGATGCTGCACAAAGATGCGAATTTCCTGAGTTTATCGTGAAAAAAATGGGTGATATGGGTGTTTTCGGGCCAACTATTCCGCTTGAATATGGTGGACAAAGCTTTGATTATATTTCGTATGGATTGATGATGCAGGAAATTGAAAGAGGAGATTCAGGTATGCGTTCTACTGCTTCAGTGCAAGGTTCGCTCGTGATGTTCCCGATTTATAAATATGGAAGCGAAGAACAAAAAAAGAAGTTTTTACCAAAACTAGGTAGTGGCGAATATTTGGGTTGTTTTGGCTTAACCGAACCAGATTTTGGGTCAAATCCAAGTGGAATGACTACAAATTTTAAAGAAGATGGCGACCATGTAATTTTGAATGGTTCAAAAATGTGGATTTCTAATTCACCAAGAGCAGATGTGGCTGTTGTTTGGGCGAAAAATGAACAAGGACGAATCAAAGGTTTAATTGTTGAAAGAGGAATGGAAGGTTTTAGTACACCTGAAATTCATGGAAAATGGTCATTGAGAGCAAGCATTACAGGGGAATTGGTATTTGACAACGTGAGAGTGCCAAAATCGAATATCTTACCAGAAGCCGATGGCTTGAAAGCTCCAATGTCTTGCCTTGATAATGCTCGTTATGGCATTGCTTGGGGAGCATTAGGAGCCGCAATGGATTGTTATGAATCGGCTAGAAGGTATGCAATGGAGCGTATTCAGTTTGACAAACCAATAGCTTCGTTTCAATTAGTACAGAAAAAATTGGCTGAAATGCTCACCGAAATTACTAAAGCTCAGTTGGTTTGTTGGAGATTGGGTAATCTTAAAAATGAAGGGAAAGCGACATCAGCTCAAATTTCTTTGGCTAAAAGAAATAATGTAGCCATGGCTTTAGAGATAGCCCGTGAAGCAAGACAAATGCACGGAGGGATGGGAATTACAGGTGAATACTCAATCATGCGTCATCAAATGAATCTTGAATCAGTGGTTACTTATGAAGGCACACATGATATTCACCTATTGATATTAGGAAATGCCATTACTGGAATTCCTGCTTTTAAATGA
- the aspS gene encoding aspartate--tRNA ligase, whose translation MLRTHTCGELRISDVNKTVSLSGWVQVVRDKGGIIYIDLRDRYGITQLILNESTTDANVIATARTLGREFVVQATGEVVERVSKNDKIGTGDVELKVTALEILNPAKLPPFMIQDDTDGGDDIRMKYRYLDLRRNAVRQNLQLRHKMAQQTRIFMDGNDFIEVETPVLIKSTPEGARDFVVPSRMNPGEFYALPQSPQTFKQLLMVSGFDRYYQIVKCFRDEDLRADRQPEFTQIDCEMSFVEQEDILKMFEGLVRHLFKTVKNIDMPEVPRMTYADAMRLYGSDKPDTRFGMEFVELTDAVQGKGFQVFDAAELVVAINAKGCAEYTRKQIDELTEWMKRPQIGAKGLIYVRYNPDGTLKSSVDKFYSEEDLKVWAERCGAEKGDLILVLSGETAKTRKQMNELRLEMGSRLGLRNPNEFKALWVLDFPLLEYSEEENRWFAMHHPFTSPKPEDIPLLETDLGAVRANAYDMVINGTEVGGGSVRIFQRPLQQKMFEILGFSEEEAKKQFGFLMDAFEYGAPPHAGIAFGFDRLCSIFGGADSIRDFIAFPKNNSGRDMMIDSPSTIDAKQMDELKIKTVL comes from the coding sequence ATGTTAAGAACTCATACGTGTGGAGAACTCAGAATTTCTGATGTAAACAAAACCGTTTCACTCAGCGGTTGGGTACAAGTTGTGCGTGATAAAGGTGGTATTATCTATATCGACCTTCGTGACCGTTATGGAATCACGCAGTTGATTTTAAATGAAAGCACTACCGATGCTAATGTGATAGCTACTGCTCGTACACTTGGACGTGAGTTTGTGGTTCAAGCTACTGGTGAAGTAGTTGAGCGTGTTTCAAAAAATGATAAAATCGGCACGGGTGATGTAGAATTGAAAGTTACAGCACTTGAAATCTTGAACCCTGCGAAGTTACCCCCATTCATGATTCAAGATGATACAGATGGTGGTGATGATATTCGTATGAAGTATCGCTACCTTGACTTACGCCGCAATGCAGTACGTCAGAACCTTCAGTTGCGTCATAAAATGGCCCAACAAACACGTATCTTCATGGATGGCAATGATTTTATTGAGGTAGAAACGCCAGTTCTTATTAAATCAACGCCAGAAGGTGCTCGTGATTTTGTTGTGCCGAGCCGAATGAACCCAGGTGAATTTTATGCATTGCCACAATCGCCACAAACATTCAAACAATTATTGATGGTTTCGGGCTTCGACCGTTACTACCAAATTGTGAAATGTTTCCGTGATGAAGATTTGCGTGCTGACCGTCAGCCTGAGTTTACTCAAATCGACTGTGAAATGTCGTTTGTTGAGCAAGAAGATATTCTAAAAATGTTTGAAGGATTAGTTCGTCATCTCTTCAAAACAGTAAAGAATATTGATATGCCAGAAGTACCACGTATGACTTACGCTGATGCGATGCGTTTGTATGGTTCTGACAAACCTGACACTCGCTTCGGAATGGAGTTTGTTGAATTGACCGATGCTGTTCAAGGAAAAGGCTTCCAAGTTTTTGATGCGGCTGAATTGGTAGTAGCAATTAATGCAAAAGGATGTGCAGAATATACTCGTAAGCAAATTGATGAGCTCACAGAATGGATGAAACGTCCACAAATCGGAGCAAAAGGCTTAATTTATGTGCGTTATAATCCAGATGGTACTTTAAAATCTTCGGTTGATAAATTCTATTCAGAAGAAGATTTAAAGGTATGGGCAGAGCGTTGTGGTGCTGAGAAAGGAGACTTGATTTTAGTACTTTCGGGCGAAACTGCTAAAACTCGTAAGCAAATGAATGAACTTCGTTTGGAAATGGGTAGCCGTTTAGGTTTAAGAAATCCAAATGAGTTTAAGGCTCTTTGGGTATTAGATTTCCCGTTATTGGAGTATAGCGAAGAAGAAAACCGTTGGTTTGCTATGCACCATCCGTTTACGAGTCCAAAGCCAGAAGATATTCCATTGTTAGAGACTGATTTAGGTGCAGTGAGAGCAAACGCCTATGACATGGTTATCAATGGAACAGAAGTTGGTGGAGGCTCGGTGCGTATTTTCCAACGCCCATTACAACAAAAAATGTTTGAAATTTTAGGTTTCAGCGAAGAAGAAGCTAAAAAACAATTTGGTTTCTTAATGGATGCATTTGAATATGGTGCACCACCACACGCTGGTATCGCCTTTGGTTTCGACCGTTTGTGTTCAATCTTCGGTGGGGCAGATTCAATACGTGACTTCATCGCGTTCCCTAAAAATAATTCAGGACGTGATATGATGATTGATTCACCATCAACCATCGATGCTAAACAAATGGATGAATTGAAGATTAAGACTGTTTTATAA
- a CDS encoding N-acyl-D-amino-acid deacylase family protein, whose amino-acid sequence MKQPKLFLLAFVSLLLSCKQAPQYDLIIKNGLIFDGNGTEPVLTDIAIKSDTIAFIGNLKGKAALKTIDANGMAVAPGFVNMLSWSTESLIEDGRSLGEIMQGVTLEVMGEGDSMGPMTDAMKDYSQKSQGNLKYEIKWKTLGEYLEYLEKRGVSTNVASFVGASTVRAMELGYDNRPPKAEELERMKKHVKLAMEEGAMGVASALIYTPGTYADTHELIELSKVASEYGGMYISHMRSEGNKLEEAVEELITIAKEANIHAEIYHLKAAGKNNWYKIDKVISKIDSARKAGLNISADMYNYIAGATGLDAAMPPWVQEGGFDQWSKRLKSSSIRAKVGKEMSTPQNDWENLCLAAGADKTLLIGFKQDSLRKYLGKTLAEVAAMKKKTWYETAMDLVVADGSRVDVVYFLMNEDNIKKQIQLPYMSFCSDAASMSASGVFLKSSSHPRAYGNFARLLAKYVREEQVITLQEAIRKLTSLPCDNLKIQKRGRLVVGNYADIVIFDPNKIQDKATFEKPHQLAEGMLHVIVNGKQVVENGKHTGVKSGRFVKGPGWKKQKTSI is encoded by the coding sequence ATGAAACAACCAAAACTCTTTCTTTTAGCATTTGTAAGCTTATTACTTTCTTGTAAGCAGGCCCCACAATACGACCTAATTATAAAAAACGGATTAATTTTCGATGGAAATGGCACTGAGCCTGTACTGACTGATATTGCGATTAAAAGCGATACAATAGCATTTATTGGAAATCTAAAAGGGAAGGCTGCTCTTAAAACTATTGATGCCAATGGAATGGCCGTTGCCCCAGGTTTTGTAAATATGCTTAGCTGGAGCACAGAAAGCTTGATTGAAGATGGACGTTCATTGGGTGAAATCATGCAGGGAGTAACTTTAGAAGTAATGGGAGAAGGTGACTCAATGGGGCCAATGACCGATGCAATGAAGGACTATTCTCAAAAATCACAAGGAAATCTAAAATATGAGATTAAATGGAAAACACTTGGAGAATACCTTGAGTACCTTGAGAAGCGTGGTGTATCAACGAATGTAGCTTCATTTGTAGGTGCCTCAACTGTTAGAGCGATGGAATTGGGCTATGATAATCGCCCTCCAAAAGCAGAAGAACTTGAACGGATGAAAAAACACGTAAAACTCGCCATGGAAGAAGGAGCTATGGGAGTGGCATCGGCATTAATTTATACACCAGGAACTTATGCTGATACGCATGAACTTATCGAATTATCGAAAGTTGCTTCCGAATATGGCGGCATGTATATCTCTCACATGAGAAGCGAAGGAAATAAACTCGAAGAAGCAGTTGAGGAGTTGATTACTATTGCGAAAGAAGCCAACATTCATGCGGAAATTTATCATTTAAAAGCTGCTGGTAAGAATAATTGGTATAAAATTGATAAGGTTATTTCAAAAATTGATAGTGCACGAAAAGCTGGTTTAAATATTTCAGCTGATATGTACAACTATATTGCGGGGGCCACGGGGCTCGATGCCGCAATGCCACCTTGGGTTCAAGAAGGAGGTTTTGACCAGTGGAGTAAGCGATTAAAATCGAGTTCAATTCGAGCAAAAGTTGGTAAAGAAATGAGCACACCTCAAAATGATTGGGAAAATCTTTGCTTAGCTGCAGGTGCCGATAAGACACTTTTAATTGGTTTCAAGCAAGATTCTCTACGCAAATATTTAGGCAAAACCTTAGCGGAAGTAGCTGCCATGAAAAAGAAAACTTGGTACGAAACTGCCATGGACTTAGTTGTGGCGGATGGCTCAAGAGTTGATGTGGTTTATTTCTTGATGAATGAAGATAATATTAAGAAACAAATCCAATTACCTTACATGAGCTTTTGCTCTGATGCAGCTTCCATGAGTGCATCGGGCGTATTTCTGAAGTCGAGTTCTCACCCACGTGCTTACGGAAATTTTGCACGTTTATTGGCAAAATATGTAAGAGAAGAACAAGTCATCACCCTACAAGAAGCTATCAGAAAGCTTACTTCATTGCCTTGTGATAACCTAAAAATTCAGAAAAGAGGTCGTTTAGTTGTTGGAAATTATGCCGATATTGTCATTTTCGACCCTAATAAGATTCAAGATAAAGCTACCTTCGAAAAGCCACATCAGTTAGCAGAAGGAATGCTGCATGTAATTGTCAATGGTAAACAAGTGGTAGAAAACGGGAAACATACAGGTGTAAAATCTGGACGTTTTGTAAAGGGTCCAGGATGGAAAAAACAAAAGACTTCGATATAG
- a CDS encoding dihydrofolate reductase — MTKPNIISLIAAMSENRAIGLNNALPWEPIAADWDNLKMVSKGKKMIMGRKSYDNPHRLWSEAGNYVITRQENYVVDEGFEVVRSLEEAFEKCKNEAEVFVLGGEEIFRWAIPYADRIYLTIVHDEFQGDAFFPEFNESAYEIIERKEFQIGENTPYPISILTYQKKS; from the coding sequence ATGACAAAACCTAATATAATTTCATTAATAGCAGCCATGAGCGAAAATAGAGCCATTGGATTAAATAATGCTTTGCCTTGGGAACCAATTGCTGCCGACTGGGATAACTTGAAAATGGTGAGTAAAGGTAAAAAAATGATTATGGGAAGGAAAAGTTACGATAATCCCCATAGACTTTGGTCAGAAGCTGGCAATTACGTTATCACCCGACAAGAAAATTATGTAGTTGATGAAGGTTTTGAGGTAGTACGTAGTTTAGAAGAAGCCTTTGAAAAATGTAAAAACGAAGCCGAAGTGTTTGTGTTAGGTGGTGAAGAAATCTTCAGGTGGGCAATTCCATATGCCGATAGAATTTATCTGACAATTGTACATGATGAATTTCAAGGAGATGCATTTTTCCCTGAATTTAATGAGTCAGCTTATGAAATTATCGAACGCAAAGAATTTCAAATCGGCGAGAACACCCCCTATCCTATTTCGATTTTAACCTACCAAAAGAAAAGTTAA
- a CDS encoding inorganic phosphate transporter, giving the protein MFGLETDIFLLLSFCILAACAFEFINGFHDTANAVATVIYTNSLKPTQAVVWSGLINFIGVITGGVGVGMSIVNLLPVELLIDQNVYHSIAMVLALLFSAIIWNFGTWYFGIPASSSHTLIGAILGVGLGYALLPDNKMGVAAVNWDKAREIFSALFLSPMVGFALAVFLMFALRRLLNKQIRKQVFEEPNKDEVPPIWIRAILITTCTLVSFFHGRNDGQKGIGLVMLILIGILPTYFAINKTVDFQTLKPELATISSQISLIDTTHASTAEKEKIHKIHESINFLNSVADSGKVEKTNALDVRKALLTISSTTKKLIEDEEIILSDNSKKILKDLATKEEKGIRRFTDHAPMWVILMISLSLGLGTMIGWKRIVVTVGEKIGKSHLTYAQGASAELVAATTIGLASWFKLPVSTTHALSSGIAGTMVASKGIKNLQAGTIKNILLAWVLTLPVAILLSASLFVFFRWVL; this is encoded by the coding sequence ATGTTTGGCTTAGAAACCGACATTTTCTTACTACTGTCATTCTGCATCTTAGCTGCTTGTGCATTTGAATTCATTAATGGTTTTCATGATACTGCCAATGCCGTTGCTACTGTTATTTATACAAACTCATTGAAACCAACGCAAGCAGTAGTATGGTCGGGTTTGATTAACTTTATTGGGGTAATCACCGGTGGAGTAGGGGTTGGAATGAGTATCGTAAACCTTTTACCAGTAGAACTCCTAATCGACCAAAATGTTTATCATAGTATAGCCATGGTATTAGCACTTTTATTTAGTGCAATTATCTGGAACTTCGGAACGTGGTATTTTGGTATTCCAGCCTCAAGTTCACATACACTTATCGGGGCAATCTTGGGAGTAGGTTTGGGCTACGCTCTTTTACCAGACAACAAAATGGGTGTTGCAGCCGTAAACTGGGATAAAGCTAGAGAGATTTTTTCAGCACTCTTCTTATCACCAATGGTAGGCTTTGCGTTGGCTGTATTTTTAATGTTTGCACTTCGCCGCTTACTTAATAAGCAAATAAGAAAGCAAGTTTTCGAAGAACCCAATAAAGATGAAGTACCACCAATTTGGATTCGTGCCATATTGATTACAACTTGTACTTTAGTAAGCTTTTTCCACGGACGTAATGATGGTCAAAAAGGTATTGGCTTGGTGATGCTCATTTTAATAGGTATTCTCCCAACTTATTTTGCGATTAACAAAACGGTTGATTTCCAAACTTTAAAACCTGAATTGGCTACTATTTCAAGCCAAATTTCTTTGATAGATACTACGCATGCTTCAACAGCAGAAAAAGAAAAAATTCATAAAATACACGAAAGTATTAATTTTTTAAATTCTGTTGCCGATAGTGGTAAAGTTGAGAAAACCAATGCTTTAGATGTGCGAAAAGCTCTTCTAACAATTAGTAGTACTACTAAGAAATTGATTGAAGACGAAGAAATTATATTGAGCGATAATAGCAAAAAAATATTAAAAGACCTCGCAACTAAAGAGGAAAAAGGTATCCGTCGTTTCACTGACCACGCTCCAATGTGGGTTATTTTAATGATTTCTCTGTCATTGGGTCTTGGAACAATGATTGGTTGGAAACGTATCGTTGTAACCGTTGGGGAAAAAATCGGAAAGTCTCACCTCACTTACGCACAAGGTGCTTCTGCCGAATTAGTAGCTGCTACTACCATTGGTTTAGCTTCTTGGTTCAAACTTCCAGTTAGTACTACTCACGCATTATCTTCGGGTATTGCTGGTACAATGGTAGCAAGTAAAGGTATTAAAAACTTGCAAGCAGGTACTATCAAAAATATCCTTTTGGCATGGGTACTTACTTTGCCAGTTGCCATACTGCTTTCTGCTTCTTTGTTTGTATTCTTCCGCTGGGTATTATAA
- a CDS encoding sterol desaturase family protein, translating into METYGKILTIAMPAFLLLVLLEKVYGWIFKKDAFKPLDTISSLSSGYTNVVKDVLGLSVSILSYQWMVSHWTVYKVESTIWVYIIAFIALDFSGYWVHRLSHEINFFWNKHAIHHSSEEFNLGCALRQSISSFVSLFTIFLLPAALLGVEPKVIAIVAPLHLFAQFWYHTVYIGRMGFLEKIIVTPSHHRVHHAINPEYLDKNHGQIFIFWDKIFGTFQEELPNVPPVYGITRPASTWNPIKINFQHLWLLIKDAARTKSLKDKFRIWFMPTGWRPADVAERFPVNKIEDIYHFQKYAPQVSNSMLVWIWVQFFFTFSLLYHLFGNIAKIGSPNIFIYGGFIYLIVFAYTELMDKNPYALLWEALKNVVGFYIIFSTGDWFGLSQLVAWGKPALIAYLIVSMILTSYFVLVELKQENSQTQMA; encoded by the coding sequence ATGGAAACCTACGGAAAAATCTTAACGATTGCTATGCCAGCCTTTTTGTTGTTAGTTTTATTAGAAAAAGTTTACGGCTGGATTTTTAAAAAAGATGCTTTTAAACCCTTGGACACCATTTCAAGTTTGTCATCGGGTTATACAAATGTAGTGAAAGATGTTCTTGGTTTAAGTGTATCTATTTTGTCGTATCAATGGATGGTGAGCCATTGGACGGTCTATAAAGTAGAATCAACAATTTGGGTTTATATCATTGCCTTCATTGCTCTCGATTTTTCGGGATATTGGGTTCATCGTTTGTCGCATGAAATTAACTTTTTTTGGAATAAGCATGCCATTCACCACAGTAGTGAAGAATTTAATTTAGGTTGTGCCTTACGTCAAAGTATTTCTTCTTTTGTGAGTCTGTTTACTATATTTTTACTTCCTGCAGCCCTTTTGGGTGTAGAGCCAAAGGTAATTGCCATTGTGGCTCCATTACACCTTTTTGCCCAATTTTGGTATCACACGGTTTACATTGGCAGAATGGGTTTTCTCGAAAAAATTATCGTAACACCCTCACATCACCGCGTGCATCATGCCATCAATCCTGAGTATTTAGATAAAAATCATGGCCAAATCTTTATTTTTTGGGATAAAATTTTTGGTACTTTTCAAGAAGAACTTCCCAATGTGCCACCAGTATATGGTATTACTCGTCCAGCAAGTACGTGGAATCCAATCAAGATTAATTTTCAACATCTTTGGCTTTTAATAAAGGATGCCGCACGTACAAAAAGTTTGAAGGATAAATTTAGAATTTGGTTTATGCCCACAGGCTGGCGGCCAGCCGATGTTGCAGAGCGTTTCCCAGTAAATAAAATTGAGGACATCTATCATTTTCAAAAGTATGCTCCACAAGTATCAAATTCGATGTTGGTTTGGATTTGGGTACAATTTTTCTTTACCTTTTCTTTGCTATACCACCTTTTTGGGAATATTGCCAAAATTGGGAGTCCAAATATCTTTATCTATGGAGGATTCATTTATTTGATAGTTTTTGCATACACCGAGTTGATGGATAAAAATCCGTATGCTTTACTTTGGGAAGCTCTTAAAAATGTAGTTGGTTTTTATATCATATTCTCAACGGGTGATTGGTTTGGATTAAGTCAACTGGTTGCTTGGGGGAAACCAGCCCTAATAGCCTATTTAATTGTTTCGATGATTCTTACATCTTACTTTGTTTTGGTAGAACTCAAACAAGAAAATTCACAAACACAAATGGCATGA
- a CDS encoding endo-1,4-beta-xylanase, whose amino-acid sequence MNSFYKIATRITFLLVITLFHSQAQVLKTVYKDAFKIGCAVNPAIVSGKDSAAQKIVLKHFNTITVENVMKAALINPQPGIFNFGPADDFVAFGKKNNMFIIGHTLVWHNQTPDWFFQDEKGKLKSKEAVAERLKEHIRAVAGRYAGKVDAWDVVNEVMGEDGKYRSTTWVNGIGDGDELVKLSFKYAAEFAPNTELYYNDFNAWRPEKRDGIVRMVKMLQKEGIRIDGIGIQGHWGLNYPKTEYIEAAIDAYAALGLKVMITELDVDVLPLTKEGQIIGTGMSHPQFQLEEFKTYLDPYQNGLPADIQQKLANRYAELFQIFYKKRDKIDRVTLWGVQDAMSWKNDYPIPNRTNYPLLFDRKYQAKPALKAVLEVPKKNK is encoded by the coding sequence ATGAACTCATTTTATAAAATTGCAACTCGAATTACTTTTTTATTAGTCATCACACTTTTTCATTCTCAAGCACAAGTATTAAAAACTGTCTATAAAGATGCCTTTAAAATAGGTTGTGCTGTTAACCCTGCCATTGTTTCGGGCAAAGATAGTGCTGCTCAGAAAATCGTTTTAAAGCATTTTAATACGATTACAGTAGAAAATGTCATGAAAGCCGCACTCATTAATCCACAACCAGGAATATTCAACTTTGGTCCAGCAGATGATTTTGTGGCTTTCGGAAAAAAAAATAATATGTTTATCATTGGGCATACATTGGTTTGGCATAACCAAACACCCGATTGGTTTTTTCAAGATGAAAAGGGTAAGCTTAAAAGCAAAGAGGCAGTTGCCGAACGCCTAAAAGAGCACATTAGAGCTGTTGCTGGAAGGTATGCAGGAAAGGTAGATGCTTGGGATGTAGTAAATGAAGTGATGGGAGAAGATGGAAAGTATCGTTCAACAACTTGGGTAAATGGTATTGGAGATGGAGATGAATTAGTGAAACTTTCCTTTAAATATGCTGCTGAATTTGCACCTAATACTGAGCTTTACTATAATGATTTTAATGCTTGGAGACCCGAAAAACGTGATGGAATAGTACGTATGGTGAAAATGCTTCAAAAAGAAGGCATCAGAATTGATGGTATTGGTATTCAAGGCCACTGGGGGCTTAATTATCCTAAAACTGAATATATTGAAGCTGCTATTGATGCTTATGCTGCTTTAGGATTAAAGGTAATGATAACCGAACTTGATGTGGATGTATTACCATTAACTAAAGAAGGACAAATTATAGGTACAGGAATGTCGCATCCACAGTTTCAGTTAGAGGAATTTAAGACTTATCTCGACCCTTATCAAAATGGATTACCAGCTGATATTCAGCAAAAATTAGCCAATAGATATGCAGAGTTATTTCAGATTTTCTACAAAAAAAGAGATAAAATCGACCGTGTAACGCTTTGGGGCGTACAAGATGCTATGTCATGGAAGAATGATTACCCGATTCCCAACCGCACGAACTACCCATTGTTATTTGATAGAAAGTATCAAGCCAAACCAGCTTTAAAAGCAGTACTGGAAGTTCCAAAAAAAAATAAGTAA